A portion of the Cololabis saira isolate AMF1-May2022 chromosome 17, fColSai1.1, whole genome shotgun sequence genome contains these proteins:
- the tysnd1 gene encoding peroxisomal leader peptide-processing protease, whose product MELKDVELCCCAVEVSETGSTTRPLCCSGVLLHPRTGMIICTGLPFARFLTEKETFSSEPDFLLPRSFSDKLQIRVSLCSSSWQQQQVSAELLMLVNCVEFKRAFLEAFQQTDRWRFHGNEEEDDDGELVRDAQFLSWFAVLKAVLGPPPTLGPGQQTRLSPTIGGRGHDTSADPEMIHWQSSSSLQKGRPVVACGSPFGSLCLDLFISTLSTGIISNLAGDDNAVILTDARCLPGTEGGGLFVVNGTEGVRLVGLIVSPFGWKANEWIGLSLVCSFHLIFRNVKRCTSAKDLPCDVWLQNGEPDLHMTVTHEPNAAEYPTVCHVNSGQVWGSGVFVSRKLVVTCRHVVNSKSKVTVKFHHKDRVHDLDGDVLFSTKESAPYDLAFVQLRVPVPEAVLPRMAQSFKPGEAVVVVGYGGLGKTLGPSLTCGVLSKAISLNNQPVMLQTSCAVQAGTSGGAVVHKHTGELLGIVSSNTRDLAARVTYPHLNFSIPVTVFQRLLRKFHQTKDVNVFKVLNATEKEVARVWRLQGTQSKL is encoded by the exons ATGGAGTTAAAGGATGTGGAGTTGTGTTGCTGTGCGGTCGAGGTTTCAGAGACTGGTTCCACGACCAGACCCTTGTGCTGCAGCGGAGTTCTGCTCCATCCACGGACTGGGATGATCATATGCACCGGGCTCCCGTTTGCACGGTTTTTAACTGAGAAGGAGACTTTCTCCTCCGAACCCGACTTCCTTCTCCCTCGCAGCTTCAGTGACAAACTTCAGATTCGCGTCAGCCTCTGTTCATCCTcctggcagcagcagcaggtgtcGGCCGAGCTGCTCATGCTGGTGAACTGCGTGGAGTTCAAACGAGCTTTCCTGGAAGCCTTTCAGCAGACAGACCGGTGGCGTTTCCATGGCAacgaggaggaggatgatgatggggAGCTGGTCAGAGATGCCCAGTTCCTCAGCTGGTTTGCTGTGCTCAAAGCAG ttctgggccccccccctaccctgggcccgggacaacagacccgtttgtcccccacTATCGGCGGGCGTGGCCATGACACCAGTGCGGATCCAGAGATGATCCACTGGCAGAGCAGCTCATCCCTCCAGAAAGGTCGCCCTGTCGTGGCGTGCGGCTCCCCCTTTGGCTCCCTCTGCTTAGATCTCTTCATCAGCACCCTCAGCACAGGCATCATCAGTAACCTCGCCGGAGACGACAACGCTGTCATCCTCACAGATGCCAGGTGCCTACCAGGCACAGAAGGAGGAGGCTTGTTTGTCGTGAACGGCACGGAGGGCGTGCGTCTCGTTGGGCTGATCGTGTCTCCATTTGGCTGGAAGGCAAATGAGTGGATAGGCCTCAGTCTGGTCTGCTCTTTTCACTTGATTTTCAGGAATGTCAAGCGTTGCACAAGTGCTAAAGATCTTCCCTGTGATGTTTGGCTCCAGAATGGAGAGCCAGACCTCCACATGACCGTCACACATGAGCCCAATGCTGCTGAGTACCCCACTGTGTGCCATGTGAACAGCGGGCAGGTCTGGGGGTCAGGAGTTTTTGTGTCCAGAAAGCTGGTGGTGACTTGCCGGCACGTTGTTAACAGCAAGTCTAAAGTTACCGTGAAGTTCCATCACAAGGACAG AGTGCATGATCTCGATGGCGATGTGCTATTCTCCACTAAAGAGTCTGCACCCTATGATCTGGCTTTTGTCCAGCTTCGAGTTCCCGTCCCAGAGGCAGTGCTCCCCCGGATGGCACAGAGTTTCAAACCAG GTGAAGCTGTGGTTGTCGTGGGATATGGTGGGTTGGGGAAGACCTTGGGCCCGTCCCTGACCTGCGGCGTCCTCTCCAAAGCCATCAGTTTGAATAACCAGCCGGTCATGCTCCAGACCTCTTGTGCAGTACAAGCCGGGACCAGCGGGGGCGCTGTGGTTCACAAACATACGGGAGAGCTACTGG GGATTGTGTCCAGCAACACAAGGGACTTGGCCGCACGAGTGACCTATCCACACCTCAACTTTAGCATCCCAGTGACTGTTTTTCAGAGACTGCTGCGGAAATTTCACCAGACAAAGGATGTTAATGTGTTCAAGGTGCTGAACGCCACAGAAAAGGAAGTCGCACGGGTGTGGAGGCTGCAAGGCACACAAAGCAAATTATAA
- the sar1ab gene encoding secretion associated, Ras related GTPase 1Ab, whose amino-acid sequence MSFIFNWIYKSFSSVLQLLGLYKKTGKLVFLGLDNAGKTTLLQMLRDDRLGQHMPTLYPTSEELTIAGMTFITFDLGGHTQARRIWKNYFPAINGIVYMVDCADHERLGEAKAELDAMLTDETIFNIPVLILGNKIDRPEAISEDALRGMFGLHGHTTGKGTVSLKELNLRPMEVFMCSVLKRQGYGDGFRWLSQYID is encoded by the exons ATGTCTTTTATATTTAATTGGATTTACAAGAGCTTCAGCAGCGTCCTGCAGCTTTTAG GGTTGTACAAGAAGACTGGAAAGCTGGTTTTTCTCGGACTAGATAATGCTGGGAAAACAACACTCCTACAGATGCTCAGAGACGATAGGCTTGGACAGCACATGCCTACACTATATCCAA CTTCTGAGGAGCTGACCATAGCTGGAATGACGTTCATCACATTTGACCTCGGTGGTCACACACAAG CACGAAGGATCTGGAAGAATTACTTCCCAGCCATAAATGGCATTGTCTACATGGTGGATTGTGCTGATCATGAACGACTAGGAGAGGCTAAAGCTGAACTTGAT GCCATGTTAACAGATGAAACCATTTTCAACATCCCAGTTCTCATCCTGGGGAATAAAATAGACCGTCCAGAGGCCATCAGTGAGGATGCACTCAGAGGAATGTTTGGTCTTCATGGACATACAACTGGAAAG gGCACAGTATCTCTGAAGGAGCTGAATCTGAGGCCAATGGAGGTTTTCATGTGTAGCGTGCTGAAGCGACAGGGATACGGAGATGGTTTCCGATGGCTCTCCCAGTATATTGactga